One segment of Methylocella silvestris BL2 DNA contains the following:
- a CDS encoding Na+/H+ antiporter, producing the protein MPPAERFEILLMLIAAVIPLELAARRLRFPPSAMLTLGGIAIALVPGAPEINVDPDLMLILFLPPLLFSSAYFTVWRDFKADLRVILQLAVGAVAFTTLAVGLAAHAIVPGLPWAACFALGAIVSPPDAVAAKAALQGLSLPRRLVTLLEGESLVNDATGLVLYRLAIAAGLTGAFNIWSGAAEFAFLAAGGVAVGVALGFLGSSLLGRLDNVHLNIVAGFLGAFASYIIGEQLHVSGVLSTVCCGLVLGQRQHSVFPALTRLQATAVWQVAVFLLESLVFILIGLSLRPVLHRLAEAGVEASQFAPAIGVILLAMTAARFAWILTTAYVPRFLIPSLRARDPYPPLAVPIVMSWAGMRGVVSLAVALSVPAGFPGRDFIMAATMAAILASILIQGTTLRALVTALRLGDGFALKGDGRNLSQHEAHARIIAAEANAIEAISRQPDGTERHPRLLDQYRRRASVAQRLVEAGETLAADRRAHYEAVLEANRAGRAELLRLHRAGEIHDSTLHALEAEIDIEELGARKMLDR; encoded by the coding sequence ATGCCGCCAGCCGAACGTTTTGAAATCCTTCTTATGCTGATCGCCGCCGTCATCCCGCTTGAGCTCGCGGCGCGGCGGCTGCGCTTTCCGCCCTCCGCCATGCTGACGCTCGGAGGGATCGCGATCGCCCTCGTCCCGGGCGCGCCGGAGATCAACGTCGATCCCGATCTGATGCTCATCCTGTTCCTGCCGCCGCTTCTCTTCTCGAGCGCCTATTTCACCGTATGGCGCGATTTCAAAGCCGATCTGCGCGTCATCCTTCAACTCGCGGTCGGGGCGGTCGCCTTCACGACGCTCGCCGTTGGCCTCGCCGCCCATGCGATCGTTCCAGGCCTGCCCTGGGCCGCCTGTTTCGCGCTTGGCGCCATCGTGTCGCCGCCCGATGCGGTGGCGGCGAAGGCGGCGCTGCAGGGCCTTTCCCTGCCGCGCCGGCTTGTCACGCTTCTCGAAGGCGAAAGCCTCGTTAACGATGCGACCGGACTCGTGCTCTATCGGCTCGCCATCGCGGCCGGACTGACCGGAGCCTTCAATATCTGGTCGGGGGCGGCGGAGTTCGCCTTTCTCGCAGCGGGCGGCGTCGCCGTCGGCGTCGCTCTCGGGTTTCTGGGATCGAGCCTGCTTGGGCGGCTCGACAACGTCCATTTGAACATCGTGGCCGGATTCCTCGGCGCCTTCGCGTCCTATATTATCGGCGAGCAACTCCATGTCTCGGGGGTGCTGTCAACGGTCTGTTGCGGCCTCGTCCTCGGCCAGCGCCAGCACAGTGTTTTCCCCGCGCTCACGCGCCTCCAGGCGACGGCGGTCTGGCAGGTCGCCGTCTTCCTTCTGGAATCGCTGGTCTTCATCCTGATCGGCCTGTCCCTGCGTCCTGTCCTGCATCGTCTCGCCGAGGCGGGCGTCGAGGCGAGCCAGTTCGCTCCGGCGATCGGCGTCATTCTGCTCGCCATGACCGCGGCGCGCTTCGCGTGGATCCTGACGACGGCCTATGTCCCCCGCTTTCTCATCCCGTCGCTGCGGGCGCGGGACCCTTATCCGCCTCTCGCCGTGCCGATCGTGATGAGCTGGGCCGGCATGCGCGGCGTCGTCAGCCTCGCCGTCGCCCTCTCGGTGCCGGCAGGCTTTCCGGGTCGCGACTTCATCATGGCCGCCACCATGGCGGCGATCCTCGCCTCGATCCTGATTCAAGGGACAACTTTGCGGGCGCTCGTCACAGCGCTGCGGCTCGGCGACGGCTTCGCGCTGAAGGGCGACGGCCGCAACCTCTCGCAACATGAGGCTCACGCGCGAATCATCGCTGCGGAGGCGAATGCGATCGAGGCCATCTCGCGCCAGCCGGACGGGACCGAGCGGCACCCCCGCCTACTCGATCAGTACCGTCGCCGCGCCTCCGTCGCGCAGCGTCTTGTCGAGGCGGGAGAGACCCTCGCCGCCGATCGGCGGGCGCATTACGAGGCGGTTCTCGAGGCGAACCGCGCCGGGCGCGCCGAATTGTTGCGGCTTCACCGCGCCGGTGAAATTCACGATTCGACGCTGCATGCGCTCGAGGCCGAGATCGACATCGAGGAACTCGGCGCGCGGAAAATGCTCGATCGTTGA